From Mytilus trossulus isolate FHL-02 unplaced genomic scaffold, PNRI_Mtr1.1.1.hap1 h1tg000103l__unscaffolded, whole genome shotgun sequence, one genomic window encodes:
- the LOC134699899 gene encoding putative solute carrier organic anion transporter family member 1B7 codes for MQIKGFKTVHTETKSEIMEFDCGIWKFKPNILQPCASIRWFTTFFSVTALLTSSLQMYINSQVTSIEKQFELSSKQSGFLMSCDEIGFLTSSIIVGYIARRVHIPRVLSIATAFYGISALICCIPYVLTTLKDRSDNFSKSHGRFNVSNPKLSKFSSYLCAPNLNISEDNSGNPSMRSDQGEVYGNLKGWSMFLIGLGMMLQGIGKAPRNSMLAEYVDENGNRRKTGFYVGIIASTAMFGPVLAFGLGSVFSNLYVTLEDVPIKPRDPNWIGAWWLGFLVFGIMSIVSAVPIFLFPRKLLENTNASPLKIKRRTHETKLSFLHTEIKGLFKAICRIFSSPLFSLTLFAAVLQLLSVSTYLTFLVKYYENQFHLPTWKSNLVMAGCTITSLCIGTFIGGVVSRKYSMSPFKTMTSLLVCQAASTIVFAAGIFIGCEQSAFVGPTEYGYCGIMTNATYVDACNCNQNSYFPVCGSNSQTYFTPCFAGCTGVGKRLFTNCTGIDDDKQTTHFGNCVSDCNALYWYVGVNVVTSLLTAVKIMPLYIVKLRSVPNEDKALAMGLSSFVTSLLGWLPGPLISGGLIDSTCLVWKKSHGVRGSCALYDNDVFRLKLHGYSLIGRILVIVILCYCCFYTRKMITWSTIPQPVQKEVSVHAQDKDMNGNPGHELKPMIKNTEYD; via the exons GATTTAAGACTGTACACACAGAAACTAAATCCGAAATTATGGAATTCGACTGTGGAATATGGAAATTTAAACCGAACATCTTGCAACCGTGTGCATCCATTCGATGGTTCACGACATTTTTCAGCGTTACTGCACTTCTGACGTCATCATTACAAATGTACATCAACTCTCAGGTAACATCAATAGAAAAACAGTTTGAATTAAGTAGTAAACAGTCTGGATTTTTAATGAGTTGTGATGAAATAGGATTTTTGACATCATCTATAATAGTTGGATACATTGCTCGTCGAGTCCATATTCCTAGAGTACTCTCGATTGCCACTGCATTTTATGGCATTTCGGCACTCATCTGCTGTATACCTTATGTTCTAACTACGTTAAAAGACAGGTCAGATAACTTTTCTAAATCACATGGACGTTTTAATGTTTCAAATCCAAAGTTATCAAAGTTTTCTAGTTATCTTTGCGCgccaaatttaaatatatcagAAGACAACTCGGGTAACCCAAGCATGCGCAGTGACCAAGGCGAAGTGTATGGAAATTTGAAAGGCTGGAGTATGTTTTTAATTGGCTTGGGAATGATGCTTCAGGGTATTGGTAAAGCCCCGAGAAACTCGATGCTTGCAGAATATGTTGATGAAAATGGAAACCGAAGAAAAACAGGATTCTATGTTG GCATCATCGCATCTACAGCAATGTTCGGACCTGTCCTAGCTTTTGGCCTTGGAAGTGTTTTTAGTAACCTCTATGTTACTTTAGAAG ATGTTCCTATCAAACCACGTGATCCAAACTGGATAGGAGCTTGGTGGCTGGGGTTTCTAGTGTTTGGAATTATGTCCATAGTTTCAGCGGTGCCCATCTTTCTGTTCCCAAGAAAACTGTTAGAAAATACAAATGCATCCCCCTTGAAAATCAAGAGACGTACACATGAAACAAAACTATCTTTTCTGCACACTGAAATAAAAG GACTTTTCAAGGCGATCTGCAGGATATTTTCCTCCCCTCTATTTAGCCTGACTCTATTTGCCGCTGTTTTACAATTACTATCAGTATCTACGTATTTGACATTTCtggtaaaatattatgaaaaccAGTTCCATTTACCAACATGGAAATCTAATTTGGTTATGG CTGGCTGTACCATAACTTCATTATGTATCGGAACGTTCATTGGAGGGGTCGTAAGCAGGAAGTACTCCATGTCACCATTCAAAACTATGACGTCACTTCTTGTTTGCCAAGCAGCAAGTACTATTGTTTTTGCAGCAGGAATTTTTATTGGCTGTGAACAATCAGCATTTGTCGGACCAACGGAATATGGGTATTG CGGGATCATGACAAATGCAACATATGTGGACGCCTGTAACTGTAATCAAAACAGTTACTTTCCTGTGTGCGGGTCAAACAGTCAAACATATTTCACTCCATGCTTTGCAGGCTGTACAGGCGTAGGAAAAAGG TTGTTTACAAATTGTACGGGCATTGATGATGACAAGCAAACTACACACTTTGGAAACTGTGTTTCGGACTGCAATGCCTTATATTGGTATGTGGGTGTTAACGTGGTTACCAGTTTATTAACAGCTGTTAAGATAATGCCGTTATACATTGTTAAATTACG GAGTGTTCCGAATGAAGACAAAGCTTTGGCTATGGGTCTCTCGTCGTTTGTAACCTCTCTTCTTG GATGGCTTCCAGGACCGCTTATTTCCGGTGGACTGATTGATTCTACTTGTTTAGTATGGAAAAAATCACATGGTGTTCGTGGATCATGCGCACTCTATGACAATGACGTATTTCGTCTGAAACTCCATGGGTATTCGTTAATTGGACGTATACTGGTTATTGTCATATTATGTTATTGTTGTTTCTACACAAGAAAGATGATCACGTGGAGCACCATACCACAACCAGTACAAAAGGAAGTTTCTGTACATGCGCAAGACAAAGATATGAATGGTAATCCAGGACATGAATTGAAACCGATGATTAAAAACACTGAATATGATTAA
- the LOC134699945 gene encoding uncharacterized protein LOC134699945 isoform X2 translates to MDSRYAIKRNQMRQRRLSTELENIHSRLEGSLCLLEHEVKEIKKDQDKQDEPDPDFDISYFKKKSENNNMGDSRRRASSFSTSESKTNTDGPRKPNLHERRGSISKIHKVESPVAQYITSPLVPSYAKTRRMSLPANVFHSHEPFIGIHGSTSNNPGVNKGSDTSLKGSHSDMRRSRDSIRSRDSSPEMEKYERQMIRLKRELNQRIPKTIKQLSRIPLTSTEERHIITYIKEEEHKQMTDRKNAEILEGIQKCTYLRTKNPTELSVEEMLDRSPD, encoded by the coding sequence ATGGACAGCAGATATGCCATCAAAAGAAATCAAATGCGTCAAAGAAGGTTGTCAACTGAACTTGAAAATATTCACTCAAGACTAGAAGGAAGTCTATGTTTGCTTGAACACGaagtaaaagaaataaaaaaagaccaaGACAAACAAGACGAACCGGATCCGGACTTCGATATTTCGTACTTTaagaaaaaatcagaaaataacAATATGGGTGATTCTAGAAGAAGAGCCAGTAGTTTTAGCACCAGTGAATCTAAAACTAACACTGATGGTCCCCGAAAACCCAATTTACATGAAAGACGAggaagtatttcaaaaatacacaaaGTCGAATCTCCTGTTGCGCAATATATTACAAGTCCTTTGGTTCCATCTTATGCTAAAACGAGACGGATGTCTCTCCCAGCCAATGTATTTCACTCGCACGAACCTTTCATAGGTATACATGGTTCTACCTCAAACAATCCAGGGGTGAACAAGGGGAGTGATACCAGCTTAAAAGGCAGCCATAGTGATATGAGAAGGTCACGTGACAGTATAAGATCACGTGATAGTTCACCGGAAATGGAAAAATACGAACGTCAGATGATACGTTTAAAACGCGAGTTAAACCAAAGAATACCCAAAACTATTAAACAGTTGTCAAGAATACCACTAACGTCTACAGAAGAGCGCCACATCATAACGTATATAAAGGAAGAAGAACACAAACAAATGACAGATCGGAAAAACGCCGAAATTCTCGAAGGAATACAAAAGTGCACCTATCTAAGGACGAAAAATCCTACAGAATTGTCGGTTGAGGAAATGTTAGATAGATCACCTGACTAA
- the LOC134699945 gene encoding uncharacterized protein LOC134699945 isoform X1, protein MEFRIIRLGKINIVMDSRYAIKRNQMRQRRLSTELENIHSRLEGSLCLLEHEVKEIKKDQDKQDEPDPDFDISYFKKKSENNNMGDSRRRASSFSTSESKTNTDGPRKPNLHERRGSISKIHKVESPVAQYITSPLVPSYAKTRRMSLPANVFHSHEPFIGIHGSTSNNPGVNKGSDTSLKGSHSDMRRSRDSIRSRDSSPEMEKYERQMIRLKRELNQRIPKTIKQLSRIPLTSTEERHIITYIKEEEHKQMTDRKNAEILEGIQKCTYLRTKNPTELSVEEMLDRSPD, encoded by the exons ATGGAGTTTAGAATTATACGGCTCGGCAAG ATAAACATAGTAATGGACAGCAGATATGCCATCAAAAGAAATCAAATGCGTCAAAGAAGGTTGTCAACTGAACTTGAAAATATTCACTCAAGACTAGAAGGAAGTCTATGTTTGCTTGAACACGaagtaaaagaaataaaaaaagaccaaGACAAACAAGACGAACCGGATCCGGACTTCGATATTTCGTACTTTaagaaaaaatcagaaaataacAATATGGGTGATTCTAGAAGAAGAGCCAGTAGTTTTAGCACCAGTGAATCTAAAACTAACACTGATGGTCCCCGAAAACCCAATTTACATGAAAGACGAggaagtatttcaaaaatacacaaaGTCGAATCTCCTGTTGCGCAATATATTACAAGTCCTTTGGTTCCATCTTATGCTAAAACGAGACGGATGTCTCTCCCAGCCAATGTATTTCACTCGCACGAACCTTTCATAGGTATACATGGTTCTACCTCAAACAATCCAGGGGTGAACAAGGGGAGTGATACCAGCTTAAAAGGCAGCCATAGTGATATGAGAAGGTCACGTGACAGTATAAGATCACGTGATAGTTCACCGGAAATGGAAAAATACGAACGTCAGATGATACGTTTAAAACGCGAGTTAAACCAAAGAATACCCAAAACTATTAAACAGTTGTCAAGAATACCACTAACGTCTACAGAAGAGCGCCACATCATAACGTATATAAAGGAAGAAGAACACAAACAAATGACAGATCGGAAAAACGCCGAAATTCTCGAAGGAATACAAAAGTGCACCTATCTAAGGACGAAAAATCCTACAGAATTGTCGGTTGAGGAAATGTTAGATAGATCACCTGACTAA